In the Oryzias latipes chromosome 23, ASM223467v1 genome, one interval contains:
- the LOC111946916 gene encoding uncharacterized protein LOC111946916: MDEKNAAVKKLGACRRCLEVHDDCSFCNPAYLCKNQDCMSENMAVHHFCLCPKVQPKKSEQNQKRSKEDAAKSQSQKKYTQEQEEFFSKLSPELAEQCRDVFSNTASRALNSTKEPSLLQENGLKEFPVIMMLLTVTANAGQKIGALIDLASDTNYITHKAASKLNLRSENITLIVHGVGGMKAHVETKRYLLKIRVMTPKGTLKSHQIVCYGLENIADIQNHVTAEQLQKFFPDVQLAELERPREIQLLISHREGQIAPQKVKSVGNLVLWDGPLGKTVGGTHPKLFEGLTISAHMSKTHFARSMRTAAARYEEVVHSKFKDFSQDVCTEQGLQNSSTATTFRDFLEWWKWDSVGAACVPKCGGCRCGNCQPGGKEMTLAEERELQEIKEGLTYTEGDSHSSEPHWHAKYPWVEDPAFLPNNRRAVEATFFRTERQLNKDPEWKLAYTVQVHDMVERKAAMKRTNDIISGWTGPVWYISHLVAPNPHSATTPIRLVWNSSQRFKGVCLNDLLMKGPDVLNLIPAVLLRFRCGVYAALGDVRKMYNSVWLEDKEMHLHRFLWRDSEERELQEYAITRVNMGDKPAGCIAQLAMRETANLPAFTQFEEERNVIQRNSYVDDIFVSHNNPERLKAITDKVEQILKSGGFELKPWVFSGQGGKSQGGRQEESHEMEKPNKKPIILPNQISQTESKALGLVYDVIEDKLHILTAINFSKKKMKMRLGQDLSQDQIRPSTPNPLTRRELLSQVSGLYDPLGLGTPIKQKGAIIVRKAFQEAKDKKCPVDETWDMALSDDLREEAISLFEEYVKLAKIKFPRALTPGFFISDPVAVTFCDGSEQAYGAVMYLRWETEQGLVDVKRFSCLTRLIKTVAWMWRAAKRFGGKNKTMEKLQWEAVTLAGIISVKEREDALRDIFLAAQENMVLPATTTDRLVVYKNEESGLLVCGGRIQVFRKNKVGVPILPHDAWVSTLLAREAHNQNHEGIAATLLRLRTKAWVIKGRRIVKRVVDDCLICRKEKSKNCQQIMSSLPPERIEPAAPFQFTTIDLFGPYQVREDVKKRVTQKVWGVLFCCMASRAIHAEIANDLSTEGFLMAYQRFTAIRGHPRKIWSDPGTNFVGA; this comes from the coding sequence AtggatgagaaaaatgctgcagttAAAAAGTTGGGAGCATGCAGAAGGTGTCTCGAGGTTCATGATGACTGTTCTTTCTGTAACCCTGCATACTTGTGTAAAAACCAAGATTGCATGTCAGAAAACATGGCTGTACATCATTTTTGTCTATGCCCAAAGGTTCAGCCCAAGAAAAGTGAGCAGAATCAGAAGAGGAGCAAAGAAGATGCAGcgaaaagtcaaagtcaaaagaAATATACTCAAGAGCAAGAGGAATTCTTCAGTAAACTGTCACCAGAGCTGGCAGAACAATGCAGAGATGTATTTTCAAATACTGCAAGCAGAGCACTTAATTCCACAAAAGAACCCAGTTTGTTGCAAGAAAATGGCCTAAAGGAGTTTCCAGTGATCATGATGCTACTGACAGTTACTGCAAATGCTGGACAAAAAATCGGAGCATTAATTGACCTGGCTTCTGATACGAACTACATCACCCATAAGGCTGCAAGTAAGCTAAATCTCAGAAGTGAAAATATAACACTCATCGTTCATGGGGTTGGTGGAATGAAAGCTCATGTTGAAACAAAAAGATACCTCCTGAAAATCAGGGTGATGACTCCAAAAGGTACGCTAAAATCCCATCAAATAGTATGCTATGGACTAGAAAACATTGCTGATATCCAAAATCATGTGACAGCAGAACAGCTTCAAAAATTCTTCCCAGATGTTCAACTAGCTGAACTGGAGAGACCCAGAGAAATACAACTACTCATAAGCCACAGAGAAGGACAAATTGCACCACAAAAAGTTAAATCTGTTGGAAACCTTGTGTTGTGGGATGGACCTCTTGGGAAAACAGTTGGAGGAACTCATCCAAAGCTTTTTGAGGGGTTAACCATTTCTGctcacatgtcaaaaacacatttcgCGAGATCAATGAGAACAGCTGCTGCAAGATATGAAGAGGTGGTTCACAGcaaattcaaggatttttcGCAAGATGTCTGCACTGAACAGGGATTGCAAAATTCAAGTACTGCAACTACTTTCCGTGACTTCCTTGAATGGTGGAAATGGGATAGTGTTGGCGCTGCATGTGTTCCTAAGTGTGGAGGATGCCGTTGTGGAAACTGTCAACCAGGTGGTAAAGAAATGACGCTAGCGGAAGAGAGAGAActtcaagaaataaaagaaggacTTACCTACACTGAAGGTGACAGTCATAGCAGTGAACCACACTGGCACGCCAAATATCCTTGGGTGGAAGATCCAGCATTTCTGCCAAATAATCGAAGGGCAGTAGAGGCCACGTTCTTCAGGACAGAAAGACAGCTAAATAAAGATCCAGAGTGGAAACTCGCTTATACTGTTCAAGTTCATGACATGGTTGAACGAAAAGCAGCAATGAAACGGacaaatgacatcatcagtggTTGGACTGGGCCAGTGTGGTACATCAGCCATCTCGTTGCACCAAATCCCCATTCTGCTACTACTCCAATACGACTCGTATGGAACAGCAGTCAAAGGTTCAAAGGAGTCTGTCTGAATGATTTGCTAATGAAGGGTCCCGATGTCCTCAACCTGATTCCTGCTGTCCTCCTTAGGTTTAGGTGTGGAGTCTATGCTGCTTTAGGAGACGTCAGGAAGATGTATAATTCTGTTTGGTTGGAAGACAAGGAAATGCATCTGCATAGATTCCTCTGGCGAGACTCTGAAGAACGAGAACTGCAAGAATATGCAATCACCAGAGTGAATATGGGTGATAAACCCGCAGGATGTATTGCACAGCTTGCAATGCGAGAAACTGCCAACTTGCCTGCTTTCACTCAGTTTGAAGAAGAACGTAATGTGATCCAGCGCAATTCTTACGTGGATGATATATTCGTCTCCCACAACAACCCTGAACGACTGAAAGCCATAACAGACAAAGTGGAGCAGATCCTTAAAAGTGGAGGTTTTGAACTTAAGCCATGGGTCTTTTCCGGTCAAGGTGGGAAGAGTCAAGGTGGGAGACAAGAAGAAAGTCATGAGATGGAGAAGCCAAACAAAAAACCCATAATTTTACCCAATCAAATAAGCCAAACTGAAAGCAAAGCATTGGGTCTGGTTTATGATGTTATAGAGGACAAGCTTCACATCTTGACCGCAATAAACttttcaaagaagaaaatgaaaatgcgaCTTGGACAAGATCTATCACAAGACCAAATCAGACCATCCACGCCAAACCCACTGACAAGAAGGGAGCTGCTCAGTCAAGTATCAGGATTGTATGATCCACTTGGTTTAGGAACGCCGATCAAGCAGAAAGGTGCTATAATTGTGCGAAAAGCCTTTCAAGAGGCAAAAGACAAGAAGTGCCCAGTTGACGAGACATGGGACATGGCACTCTCAGATGATCTTCGTGAAGAAGCAATTTCACTCTTCGAAGAATATGTCAAACTTGCCAAAATCAAGTTTCCCAGGGCACTGACTCCAGGATTCTTCATCAGCGATCCTGTGGCAGTTACATTCTGTGATGGGAGTGAACAGGCCTACGGAGCTGTAATGTACCTAAGGTGGGAAACGGAGCAAGGACTTGTGGACGTCAAACGTTTCAGCTGTTTAACCCGCCTAATTAAAACTGTTGCATGGATGTGGAGAGCAGCAAAAAGatttggagggaaaaacaagACTATGGAAAAACTACAGTGGGAGGCAGTTACATTGGCTGGAATCATCTCtgtaaaagaaagagaagatgcCCTAAGAGACATTTTTCTTGCAGCACAAGAGAACATGGTTCTTCCTGCTACCACAACTGACAGATTAGTAGTCTACAAAAATGAAGAGTCTGGATTATTGGTTTGTGGTGGTCGGATACaagttttcagaaaaaacaaagttggtGTTCCAATCTTACCTCATGATGCTTGGGTATCTACTTTGCTAGCTCGAGAAGCCCACAATCAAAATCATGAAGGAATTGCTGCAACTTTATTAAGACTGAGAACCAAAGCTTGGGTGATAAAAGGTCGAAGAATCGTAAAACGAGTCGTTGATGACTGCTTaatctgcagaaaagaaaaatcaaagaactGTCAACAAATAATGAGTTCATTACCACCAGAGAGAATTGAACCTGCTGCACCGTTTCAATTCACAACCATAGACCTCTTCGGACCCTACCAAGTAAGAgaagatgtgaaaaaaagagTTACACAAAAAGTTTGGGGAGTTCTGTTTTGCTGTATGGCCAGCAGAGCTATTCATGCAGAAATTGCAAATGACCTGTCAACTGAAGGATTTCTGATGGCTTACCAAAGATTCACTGCAATCAGAGGACATCCAAGGAAAATCTGGTCAGACCCCGGCACTAACTTTGTTGGAGCTTAA